A genome region from Flavobacterium sp. includes the following:
- the folK gene encoding 2-amino-4-hydroxy-6-hydroxymethyldihydropteridine diphosphokinase: MKSQHQVVLSIGSNQGNRLENIESCIALIHQEVGTVIRVSKLYETPAWGFESDAFYNCALLLHTTSSAQKILNQVLKIEKQLGRIRLNQEGYQSRIIDVDVIVFDDEIIETEKLHIPHPLMQNRNFVLLPMQDLKLDWNHPVFQKSVSDLIAVSPDDSVCTVVQELECPLSKIPLEKYNYIAFEGNIGAGKTTLVQKIADDFNAKTVLERFADNPFLPKFYKDQNRYAFPLEMSFLADRYQQLSDDLAQFDLFKDFIVADYHIFKSLIFAKITLQEDEYRLYRNLFDIIYKEMPKPDLYIYLYQNTERLLQNIKKRGRSYEQNIEAQYLDKINNGYLEYIKSQTDLNVLIIDVSDRDFVKKQEDYLFVLNEIQKKLN; this comes from the coding sequence ATGAAATCACAGCATCAAGTCGTTTTATCTATAGGCAGTAATCAGGGAAACAGGTTAGAAAACATCGAAAGCTGTATTGCTTTGATACATCAGGAAGTGGGAACTGTGATCAGGGTTTCGAAGCTTTATGAAACGCCTGCATGGGGTTTTGAAAGTGATGCTTTTTATAATTGTGCGCTGCTTTTGCACACTACTTCATCGGCACAAAAAATATTAAATCAGGTTTTAAAAATTGAAAAACAGTTAGGAAGAATAAGATTAAATCAGGAAGGATATCAATCCCGAATTATTGATGTTGATGTGATTGTTTTTGATGATGAAATTATTGAAACCGAAAAACTTCATATTCCGCATCCCTTGATGCAGAATCGAAATTTTGTTTTACTGCCAATGCAGGATTTAAAACTGGACTGGAATCATCCGGTTTTTCAAAAATCTGTTTCTGACTTAATTGCCGTTTCTCCAGACGACAGTGTTTGCACGGTTGTTCAGGAATTAGAATGTCCGCTGAGTAAAATTCCGCTGGAGAAATATAATTATATTGCCTTTGAAGGAAATATTGGAGCCGGAAAAACTACTTTGGTTCAAAAAATAGCCGATGATTTTAATGCCAAAACGGTTTTAGAACGATTTGCTGATAATCCGTTTCTGCCTAAGTTTTATAAAGATCAAAACCGATATGCTTTTCCGCTTGAAATGTCTTTTCTGGCCGATCGTTACCAGCAATTATCAGATGATTTGGCGCAGTTTGATTTGTTTAAAGATTTTATCGTAGCCGATTATCATATTTTTAAATCGCTGATTTTTGCTAAAATAACTTTGCAGGAAGATGAATATCGTTTGTATCGAAATTTATTTGATATTATTTACAAAGAAATGCCAAAACCGGATTTGTACATTTATCTGTATCAAAATACCGAGCGTCTTCTACAAAATATTAAAAAACGAGGCCGAAGCTACGAACAAAACATTGAAGCTCAATATTTAGACAAAATCAACAACGGATATTTGGAATACATTAAATCTCAAACTGATTTGAACGTTTTGATTATTGATGTTTCTGACCGCGATTTTGTAAAAAAGCAGGAAGATTATCTTTTCGTTTTAAATGAAATTCAGAAAAAGCTTAATTAG
- a CDS encoding T9SS type B sorting domain-containing protein, producing the protein MKTIYYQKPLRLLFLLLFPFVGFAQYTSIPDPKFEQALIDLNIDSGAIDGKVLTANVKDVTTLLLLGKNITDLTGIEAFEKLETLGLDILNDNIYQRNFITNLNLTKNIFLKRLSCGYNELSTIDLSKNTALEVLTINNNNLSSLDVSKNTSLNTLVLNNNNITSIDLSKNTSLTTIACIFNKLTTLDVSKNISLINLNCNNNNLSNLDISKNSALQALYVNNNQITSLDTSNNPNLGLLICNNNQITSLNLSNSIGVLECSHNQLSSLDLSNNTNLNTFFCEDNLLTYLNLKNGQNAKLTSPNFKFNSGLTCIQVDDEAYSNTNWTRKDNTAKYSNDCSKISTTAPIVKATGDQLYCPQNTIKIVTDFTITHDPAETGTKAVYIQISSGYSSGLDQLSLSNPAAHPNVTTSWDATAGKLSITSPTGTDVLYSDLVAAVKDVVFTNSSASASGTRTFSITIGNANYLPSTQHFYLFVPSIGITWTSAKAAAEASTYYGLQGYLATILSQDEAQLIGEQASGTGWIGGSDAQTEGVWKWVTGPEAGTTMTYTFWNSGEPNNQGDEDYAHITQPGIGIRGSWNDLSNTGSLTPGDAYQPKGYVVEYGGMPGESPLEIATSTKITIPVATPGTNPNPVCDSGTFTFNATATAGATISWYDAAVGGNVLGTGTSYTTPTITSTTTYYVDAGCESNRKSVTATVNATPANPVAGQTSYSNCGPGSVTITASSNIGNINWFTTPTGGTSVFTGNSFTTPTISSNTTYYAEASNSGCVNPNRVQVDIEIYTPPVVQDETVALCQNQTVTLDAGVSGMTYLWSNGATTQTTVVSQGGTYTVDVISPSPENCTSRKTVVVEEHQFPEIDRIDVNGTRAIIYLKKETSYFEFSVDGINFQDSNVFYDVPGGLQTAYAREKSGCGGDTQNFVVLVFPAFFTPNNDTYNDLWEVTGMENYPQAEVTIFDRYGKLIAQLNSSKMSWDGTFEKTPLPASDYWYALKIDNTKPILRGHFTLKR; encoded by the coding sequence ATGAAAACTATCTATTACCAAAAACCACTACGTTTATTATTCTTACTGCTTTTCCCTTTTGTGGGATTTGCTCAATATACCTCTATTCCTGACCCAAAATTTGAACAGGCCTTAATTGATTTGAATATTGATAGCGGCGCTATTGACGGAAAGGTTTTGACTGCAAATGTTAAAGATGTAACAACACTGCTACTTCTTGGAAAAAACATTACCGACTTGACCGGTATTGAAGCTTTTGAAAAACTAGAAACATTAGGTCTAGACATACTTAATGATAATATATATCAAAGAAATTTTATTACCAATTTAAATCTTACAAAAAATATTTTCCTGAAACGTTTATCTTGTGGTTATAATGAATTATCTACAATAGATCTTTCAAAAAACACAGCATTAGAAGTTTTAACTATAAATAATAATAATTTAAGCAGTCTGGATGTCTCAAAAAATACATCTTTAAATACTCTGGTATTAAACAACAATAACATTACAAGTATAGATCTTTCAAAAAATACTTCTTTAACGACTATAGCTTGTATCTTTAATAAATTAACCACTTTAGATGTTTCGAAAAACATTAGTTTAATAAATTTAAACTGCAATAATAACAATCTATCAAATCTTGATATTTCTAAAAACTCAGCACTCCAAGCATTATACGTAAATAACAATCAAATAACTTCTCTGGATACTTCTAATAATCCAAATTTAGGATTGTTAATTTGCAATAATAATCAAATAACTTCTCTGAATCTCTCTAATAGTATAGGAGTCTTAGAATGCAGTCATAATCAATTATCTAGTTTAGATTTATCTAATAATACTAATTTAAATACTTTTTTTTGTGAAGATAACTTGTTAACCTATTTGAATTTAAAAAATGGACAGAATGCAAAACTAACCTCTCCAAACTTTAAATTTAATTCTGGTCTAACCTGTATACAAGTAGATGATGAAGCCTATTCAAACACAAACTGGACACGCAAAGATAATACAGCAAAATATTCAAACGACTGCAGTAAGATTTCAACAACTGCTCCTATTGTTAAAGCAACCGGAGATCAGTTATACTGCCCGCAAAATACAATCAAAATTGTAACTGATTTTACTATTACACACGATCCTGCAGAAACAGGAACCAAAGCTGTTTACATTCAAATTTCATCTGGTTATTCTAGTGGTTTAGATCAGCTTTCGCTTTCAAATCCGGCAGCGCACCCTAATGTAACAACAAGCTGGGATGCAACAGCAGGAAAATTAAGCATAACAAGTCCAACTGGTACTGATGTTTTATATTCTGATTTAGTTGCCGCTGTAAAAGACGTAGTTTTTACAAATTCTTCGGCTTCAGCTTCTGGAACAAGAACATTTTCGATAACAATTGGTAATGCCAATTATTTACCTTCAACACAGCATTTTTATCTATTTGTTCCAAGTATTGGCATTACATGGACAAGTGCCAAAGCTGCTGCTGAAGCCAGTACTTATTACGGATTACAAGGATATTTGGCTACTATTTTATCTCAGGATGAAGCCCAATTAATAGGCGAACAAGCTTCTGGAACGGGATGGATCGGCGGAAGCGATGCACAAACTGAAGGTGTCTGGAAATGGGTTACAGGTCCTGAAGCCGGAACTACTATGACTTATACTTTCTGGAATTCAGGAGAACCAAATAATCAGGGCGACGAAGATTATGCGCATATCACCCAACCAGGAATTGGAATTCGAGGTTCATGGAATGACCTTTCCAACACAGGTTCATTAACTCCAGGCGATGCTTATCAGCCAAAAGGGTATGTTGTTGAATATGGCGGAATGCCGGGAGAATCTCCACTTGAAATTGCGACAAGTACTAAAATTACGATTCCGGTTGCAACGCCTGGTACAAATCCAAATCCGGTTTGTGATTCTGGAACTTTTACTTTTAATGCTACAGCGACTGCCGGTGCCACAATCAGCTGGTATGATGCGGCTGTTGGTGGAAATGTATTAGGAACTGGAACTTCGTATACAACTCCAACCATAACTTCGACCACAACTTATTATGTTGATGCCGGATGCGAATCAAACAGAAAATCGGTAACAGCTACTGTAAATGCAACTCCTGCAAATCCCGTTGCGGGTCAAACCTCTTATTCAAACTGCGGACCCGGATCTGTAACGATTACGGCGTCTTCAAATATTGGAAATATTAATTGGTTTACAACTCCAACTGGCGGAACCAGCGTTTTTACAGGAAACAGTTTTACAACACCAACTATTTCATCCAATACAACTTATTATGCCGAAGCTTCAAATTCGGGCTGTGTTAATCCAAATCGTGTTCAGGTAGATATAGAAATTTATACGCCGCCTGTGGTTCAGGATGAAACTGTGGCTTTATGTCAAAATCAAACTGTAACATTAGATGCCGGAGTTTCAGGAATGACTTATTTATGGTCTAATGGCGCAACTACACAAACAACTGTTGTTTCTCAAGGCGGAACTTATACAGTAGATGTAATAAGTCCGTCACCTGAAAATTGTACAAGTCGAAAAACAGTAGTTGTTGAAGAACATCAGTTTCCTGAAATTGATCGAATTGATGTAAACGGAACCCGCGCTATTATTTATCTCAAAAAAGAAACTTCTTATTTTGAATTTTCTGTTGATGGTATCAACTTTCAGGATTCGAACGTTTTCTACGATGTTCCGGGTGGACTTCAAACGGCTTATGCCCGCGAGAAAAGCGGCTGCGGCGGTGATACACAAAATTTTGTAGTTTTAGTTTTTCCTGCCTTTTTTACTCCAAATAATGATACTTATAATGATTTATGGGAAGTAACCGGAATGGAAAATTACCCTCAGGCAGAAGTAACTATTTTTGACCGTTATGGCAAACTGATAGCACAGTTAAATAGTTCTAAAATGAGTTGGGATGGAACGTTTGAAAAAACACCGCTTCCGGCTTCAGACTATTGGTATGCTTTAAAAATAGACAATACAAAACCTATTTTAAGAGGACATTTTACTTTAAAAAGATAG
- a CDS encoding RNA methyltransferase, whose product MRKLENSELDRKSIEDFKKSDKTPLILVLDDIRSLHNIGSVFRTADAFLIEKIILCGITATPPNKEIHKTALGATETVAWEHHENVLEVIENLKKENVLTMAIEQVESSVFLQDFKVEKNQKYALVFGNEVYGVAQEAVAICDGCIEIPQLGTKHSLNISVSAGIVVWDLFQKLNWPNN is encoded by the coding sequence ATGAGAAAACTTGAAAATAGCGAACTAGACAGAAAATCAATTGAAGATTTTAAAAAATCAGACAAAACACCTTTAATATTGGTTTTGGATGATATTCGCAGTTTACACAATATTGGTTCTGTTTTTAGAACTGCCGATGCTTTTTTGATCGAAAAAATTATTCTTTGCGGCATTACTGCTACTCCGCCAAATAAAGAAATTCATAAAACGGCACTTGGCGCTACAGAAACTGTTGCGTGGGAACATCACGAAAATGTATTGGAAGTTATTGAAAATCTAAAGAAAGAAAATGTTCTGACAATGGCAATTGAACAGGTCGAAAGTTCTGTTTTTCTTCAGGACTTTAAAGTAGAGAAAAATCAAAAATATGCTTTGGTTTTTGGAAACGAAGTTTACGGCGTAGCTCAGGAAGCGGTTGCCATTTGTGACGGTTGTATTGAAATTCCACAATTAGGTACAAAACATTCTTTGAATATATCGGTAAGCGCCGGAATTGTGGTTTGGGATTTGTTTCAAAAACTAAACTGGCCAAATAATTAA
- a CDS encoding DUF1573 domain-containing protein: MKKIILFAMLAVAGITAANAQSTKKAKAAKVAKVEGAGMLFETETIDYGTIAHNADGKREFVFVNNGTKPLIITNTQGSCGCTVPTTPKEPIAPGAKGIIGVKYATDRVGAFTKTVTVTSNAEGQPTKVLTIKGTVLPDPVKS; the protein is encoded by the coding sequence ATGAAAAAAATAATTTTATTCGCTATGTTAGCTGTAGCTGGTATTACAGCTGCTAATGCACAATCAACTAAAAAAGCTAAAGCTGCTAAAGTTGCTAAAGTTGAAGGAGCTGGAATGCTTTTCGAAACTGAAACTATCGATTATGGAACTATCGCTCACAATGCTGACGGTAAAAGAGAGTTTGTTTTTGTAAACAACGGAACAAAACCGTTAATCATTACTAACACTCAAGGTTCTTGCGGATGTACAGTTCCTACTACACCAAAAGAGCCAATTGCTCCAGGTGCTAAAGGAATTATTGGTGTAAAATATGCTACTGACAGAGTTGGTGCATTCACTAAAACCGTAACTGTAACTTCTAACGCTGAAGGACAACCTACAAAAGTACTTACAATTAAAGGTACAGTTTTACCAGATCCAGTAAAAAGCTAA